Part of the Thermodesulfatator atlanticus DSM 21156 genome is shown below.
GTCGAAGAAGCCCCAGAGGCCTATAAAGATGTTAGCGAGGTAGTGGAAGTAGCCCATAAGGCACGGCTTGCCTTAAAAGTTGCCAAAGTGCTGCCCATGGGCTGTATCAAAGGGTAAAGATTAAAACATCTCTAGCAAAAGGAGGTAGCCATGGCAGAAGAATGCATCTTTTGCAAGATCATCAACAACGAAATCCCCGCTGATTTTGTTTACAAAGGCGATCGCATCGTTGCCTTTAAAGACATAAATCCCCAGGCCCCTATCCACATACTTATTGTTCCCAAAAAACACATTCGTAGCATTAACGACCTTACCGAAGAAGACGCCCCACTCATTGCCGAGATGATTATGGTTGCTAAACAGCTTGCCAGGGAGCTTGGCACAGCTGAAAGTGGATACAAACTCTTTTTCAACGTGGAAAAGGGCGGCGGCCAGCTTATCTTTCATATCCATTTACATTTAATTGGCGGCTGGAAATAAGGAGAGCATTATGCGTTTAGGAATTATTTTGTTTTTGCTTTTCTTTTTACCGGGGCTTGCGTGTGGTGCGGTGCTAAGCCAGGAAGAAAAAGTCCTTTATGCTGCTTACT
Proteins encoded:
- a CDS encoding histidine triad nucleotide-binding protein, encoding MAEECIFCKIINNEIPADFVYKGDRIVAFKDINPQAPIHILIVPKKHIRSINDLTEEDAPLIAEMIMVAKQLARELGTAESGYKLFFNVEKGGGQLIFHIHLHLIGGWK